Below is a genomic region from Paenibacillus rhizovicinus.
CCGTAGCCATGATATCCAGGATCAGCGTTTTGCAAAATACGACGCTGCCTGCTCCGATGATGGCAACTCTTCTCATTAGAACACCCCGTTCTGGTGGAATGGATTTAGTACGGCGGGGGAGGGCCCTGCGGGCGGTAGGGGTTTCCAATCGCTGTTGTAGTGCAGATTTCCTTCATCTAGTTAAACATTTTAATGGTTGAAATCTGACTACAAAGGCGAACGCTTAAGGTGATTGGTTTGCGTTCAATGTCGGAAGACATGGAATGCAGCATTCACCTGCTTCGCTAGCATAAACTACGCTGCTACGACTCCATGCCGTCCACCGGGCCTTGCCCGCTGATCAAGGGTTTAAAAGCATTGCAAGCAGAACTCCCCCCAGCAGGGGGGGCTTTGCAGGGAAGAGCAAGGAATAATCCCAAGGATAATCACAAGGACAATCCCAAGGAGCAACCCCGAGGAATAACCCTGAGGAGAACCCCAAGGAGCAACCCCGAGGAATAACCCTGAGGAGAACCCCAAGGAGCAACCCCAAGAACAACACTGAGGACAGCCCCAAGGAACAGCCACCAAGGAACAGCCACCAAGGAACAGCCACCAAGGAACAGCCACCAAAGACCAACACTGAGGAACAACCCCTAAGGAACAGCCCCCAAAGACCAACACTGAGGAACAACCCCTAAGGAACAGCCACCAAAGACCAACACTGAGGAACAGCTCCAAGGAACAGCCCCCAAAGAACAACACTGAGGAACAGCTCCAAGGAACAGCCCCCAAAGACCAACACTGAGGAACAGCTCCAAGGAACAGCCCCCAAAGACCAACACTGAGGAACAACCCCCAAGGACACTCCAAGGACGAACCTAAGTAACAACCTCAAGGACAACTCAAAGAAACAACCCCGAGTAACAATCCCAAGAGAACAACCACAAGCAAGAGTCATGATTGTAACGAATCCTAGAAGCCTTATTGCAGGCAAAAACGGCCGTTTTGAATCCTAACGAATCTCAGCAGCGCTATTTGGTTGTTTTGCCAGTGTTATAGGCCACTTTCGCTCGAATAAGCTCATCTGAGTTCGTTAGCCATCAAACGGACGCTTTTTGTAACGAATAGCGTCGTCTAGGTTCGTTACGTTAATTGCTTGGGCTGGCGCACCGCCGTCTACGAAGCGTCAGCCATGCAGCGCGCCCCGCCATTACGCAGCGCCAGCCACACAGCGCGCCCCGCGCCCCGCTATTACGCAGCGCCAGCCACGCAGCGCGCCCCCGCACCCCGCTATTACGCAGCGCCAGCCACGCAGCGCGCCCCCGCACCCCGCCGTTCGCGACGCGCCCCGCCCTCACGCAGCGGCTGCCACACAGCGCGCCCCGCGCCCCCGCCCTCACGCAGCGGCTGCCACACAGCGCGCCCCGCGCCCCGCTATTACGCAGCGCCAGCCACGCAGCGCGCCCCCGCACCCCGCCGTTCGCGACGCGCCCCGCCCTCACGCAGCGCCAGCGACACAGCGCGCCCCCGCACCCCGCCGTTCGCGCCCCGCCAACTACACCTTCGCCAACCCGTTCCCGTACGTCCGCGACATGAAATCAATATAAGAACGAGCGAGTATCAGATCCTCGAGCGCTTCCTTCGATGTACACGGCGCTGGGCGTTCGCCTCGGACCGCAGCCAGGAAGTTGCGCGCCTGGTTGCGCATGGCGGAGACGTTGGGCATGATCGGCTGGACGATTTCAGGCTCGCCGATTTTGGCGTTGTCCCGGTAAATCGTCACTTTGCCCGCCTGCTGACGAACGAGCGGAGCGGGGAGGTCGACGCGGACGAAGCCGTTCTCGAAGCCGACGATGACGTGTTCATGCCATTCGATGGACGTCTGGTACGGCGCCATTTCCAGGCTGACCGTGACGCCGCTTTCGCTTTCGCCGACGAGCAGTACGCCGGCACGATCGCCGAACGTCAGCTTGTAGTTCTCGCCGAGGAAGAAGCGGATCGCGTTCACCTGGTGAATGTAGTAGTTGACGAAAGTATCCAGCTCGCGCGTTTGCTCATCCGTGTAATCCGCCGGGCCCGGCTCCGGCGTCAAAGCCGGATAGGGATCGCCCGCATTCAGCGGGCTGTCCGCTTGGGCGGTCCAGTCGCCCGGCGGCATCGTCACGCGGATGCTGCGCAGCTTGCCGTAATCGCCGCTCGCGCGCCATGCGTCGACTTCCTTCTTGGCGCGTTCCATCGCCGGGTCGGAACGTTTGTGATAGCCGACCATATGCAGCGTGCCGGTCTCTTCGCTGATGCGCACGAGCTCGCGGCCGGCTTCGACGGTCAAGCTGAGCGGCTTCTCCGTGAACACCGGAATGCCCGCGCGCAGAATATCCGGAATCAGCGCCGCATGGTTGCGATACTGCTGGGGCGCGACGATGGCGTCGACCTTGGCGTTCGCGATCAATGCCATATGGCTGCCGTACACTTCGGGAATCCCGTAACGCTGCGCGACGAGCGCCGCGGACTGCGGCCGGATTTCGGCCAGCGCCACGACCTCGCATTCGTTCCCGAGCACCGCATAGTTGCTCAAATGCGCCATCTGCCCCATGCCGCCGCCGCCCACAAAACCAATCCGTACTTTGCTCATTCCGTTAGCCCTCGCTTTGTCCAAGATTTTCGAAGAGATAGAGACCGTCTTTGCCCGGCGCCACGATGTCGGGATAGCCGTTGCCGTTCAGGTCCTGCACCCAGAAGTAGATGCCCGCGCCGGATGCTTCGCCAGCCGGACCGTAGTCGATGACATGCTTCTCGAACCGGCCGCCATTGATCTTGTAATAGTAAATGCCGATGTCGTCGAACGCCCCGGGATCGCCGTCGTTATGCGCCCGGTACCGTTTGCCCGTGATGAGCTCCAGCTCGCCGTCGAGGTCGAGATCGACCAGCCATAGATCGTGGAACTGGGAGCCGGACATGTCGATCTTATGCTTCGTCCACGTCCGCGATCCGTCTGCGGCGCGTCCTTGCTCGTACCAATGCAGTCCGTAATCATGCGCTTGACCGACGATAAGATCCGTCAATCCGTTGCCGGTCACGTCGTGGCCGAGCACCGGTACGCTGGCGCTGCCGAGCGAGAATTCCGGATGGAACGTCCATAAGCCGGCAAAAGGATCTTCCGGCTGTTCCAGCCAGCCGCCCGCCAGCACGACGTCCATCCGGCCGTTGCCGTTCACGTCGACGAAGCCCATGCCATGGCCGCTTGCGCCTTCGCTGATGACGAACTTCCGGAATTCGCCGGTGCCCCGGCCTTCGGCATCCCGGACGAGTTTATAGAACGCTTGCGGCGCTCCCGGCGTGTTGGGGAAAATCTCCGGCACGCCGCAGCCGTCAATATCGAAATACCGGATCGTCTCGATGCTGCCGCAGCGGTCGATGTCGTACGTTTCCCAGGGAACGCCGGGCTCGCCGGGATTTTTGCGCCAGCGCAGCGTTTCGCCCCACCAGGCGCCGGTTATGATATCGAGGCGTCCGTCGCCGTCGACGTCCATCGGATAATCGGAGAAGTCGTCATGGTATTCCGAGATGAAGGGAACGTCGCAAATCACATGTTTGTTCGCGTAATCGGGCCCTTCATACCAGTACGCTCCGCTGACGATATCGGGCACGCCGTCGCCGTTTACGTCGAATACCGCGCACGCTTCATACTTCTCATCGGACAACTGCCGTTTGTGGAAATGCAGCAAAACGAGCACGCTCCTTCAATGAATTATTTAATGTTGTAAGTTATCGCAGGAATACGCTATTCTGGAGATAGAAAATGCAAGCGCTATCTATTACTAGACTATGCCAATTCATACAGCGAAACAATAAGAAAGCTTGTGAGAAAAACTATCCATTCTTGCGATTATGGGAGAGAATGCCAATGAGCGAGGCATCGCTGTTCCGCAGCCAGCCGGTCTATATGTCGGGAGCGTCCTTCGATGCGGACGGGATTTCGTTCCGGTTCAACCTGGAGCTGCATAAACATGACGCCAACAGCGAGATGCTGCTTGTCGAGGAAGGCGAGGGCGAGTTCGAAATCGATGGCCGGCGCTACGTCGCCGGAGCCGGAACGATCCTTTTCTATCAGCGGGGGCTGTGGCATAAGGAATTGTCCACGAAGCATCCCTTTCGCGCTACATATATCGGATTTACGGGACTGCGGATCGGAGAGCTTCCGCCGGATTATTTGATCGGTCCCGGGAGAGACCCGGTTATCGAGCTGCACGAGCATATGCCGGCCATCAGCAGGCTGATGCGGGAATGCATCGCGGAACATCATCGCATGGAGCCGGAATCCGAGCTTGCGGCGAACCATTATCTCGGCCTGCTGTTCGTGAAACTGGCGCGGATGGTCTATTACGGGGATGCGGCGGAACGCCCTCGGTCGACGGCCAAGGAAGCGGTGTGGAAGGCGAAGCGGATGATGGAAGAGAACTACGGCGCGCCGCTGACGTTGGAGTCGCTTGCCGCGGACACGTATTTGAATAAATACCATTTGGCGCATTTGTTTAAAGAGATAGTAGGGGTAAGTCCCATCCAGTTTCTCATTTATTGCCGAATGGAAGCGGCGAAGCGCTACCTGCGCACGACCAGCCTGCAAGTTAAGGAAATCGCGGAGATCGTCGGGTACCAGAGCGAGCCTTCATTTTACAGCGTATTCATGAAATCCATCGGCATGACGCCACGCAAATACAGGGAAAGCGGTTAAGGGAGAAACGTTCGCGGATCATTCCAAGCGAATAAGGAGGCTGAAGCTATGAAGAACAAACTCATTCTTTTTGCGTTTTTCGGGAGCGGCGGGCTTATGCTGGGGGCCTTGATCTGGCTGCTTTGGGTCATTCAGCGGGTTTAACGGGAAGAGCTCGGTCTGCCCGTTCAACCTTGCAATCGCCGCAGGACAAATGAAAATAATGAACGTACACGTATAGAAATGCACGAATAGAAACACAATCGGCGGCTGCCGACCGAGGAGAGATACTATGAACCTGGCGAACAAAATCACCGTTGCGCGGATCCTGTTGATCCCCGTGTTCATGCTGTTGTTTCCCATTTATCCGTCGTGGCTGACCGCTAAATTCGCCGTTCTTCAACATTTGGCTGCTTACGGCATCTATTATGCGGCGGGCGTCTTCCTGCTGGCTTCGGCCACGGACAAGCTGGACGGATATATCGCGCGCAAGTACAACCTCGTGACGAACCTCGGCAAGCTGTTGGATCCGCTCGCGGATAAGCTGCTTATCTCCGCCGCGCTGGTGTTGATGGTAAGCCAGCATATGACCTATGCGTGGGTGGCCTTCGTCATCGTCGCGCGCGAAATCATCATTACCGGTCTGCGCATCATCGCGGCGTCCCGGCGAATCGCGCTGCAGGCCGACGGAACGGGCAAAATCAAAATGGTGTTCCAAGTCGCGGCAATCACCGCCGTCCTGCTGCGGAACCGTCCGTTCAGCTTCTTCACTTCCGTTCCCGTCGATCAAGTGCTGCTCTATGCGGCGCTCGCGTTAACGGTCTACTCCGGCGTGCATTATATTCGGAACAATTACAGGCGGCTGGAGCTGTTCTGAACGCTCTTTTATAGCACGGGATAAACCGGAACGCTGGAGATATAGGGATTTCCCTTTTCCTTTTTTCTTGTAAACATAGGTTACAGGCTCTTTGTCATATCCGTAGAGCAAAATATCGGTAAACTGCTTGTCCTGTTCGGCAAGCGTTTGAACGTTCTATTTTATGAATCCGAAAACAACCTCGCTACGGTAATGATATAGTCAATGTCTTCTTGCGGGAAACTCCGCGATACGGCGATCGTGCCGTTTGCCTTGATTGCCGGAAGCGCCGGATCGATTGGACGACTATAGGAATCGGTTGCGAATCCTCCGTATCCCGGCCCGAAATCCACGAGCGGATGGATGTCTGCTTTTCCCGCGGGGATATCTTCGCCCGTTATGTTCGTTGCATGGACGGTGAGCTCGAAGGTGCCGTTGCTTTTGTTCTTGACCGTATAGTCGCTAATTCGAAAAGCCCCGTCTTCATTCTGACGGTAGAGGTCATTCCCGTCGAAATCTTGAAAGGATTCTCCCGCAAGGATACGCTCGTCATCCAAGACCAGTACGTTCTCCTTGGAATCCCAGTGGTTCTTTAATGCGGCCCTGTCCAGAAAGATCCGTATGGGCAGAAACATGGCGCCGTTTTTAAGCACGGGCGTCGTATCCATGACAACCGTTTGCCCGTCCATTCGAGCGGTTTTCGAACCGATCACGAATGCAAACTCATGATCCAGCCAGGTAAGCCGAGCGGTTTTCGTGGAAGCGGAATAAGCAACGTTCCCGCCAAAAAGATCCTCGAACGCGCGCAGCGGCACGACGATCCGATTATGCGCGTCAACGAACGGCGGCGCGGGTTTCGTATAGAGAATGTAAAATTTTCCGGCTTTCAGATAGACGTTCGACTTCTCCGGTAAAGCTGCTGCCGACGCAGAGCTGACTTGATGAAAAGAAAGCACGAACAGGGCTGCGAGCAGCACGATCAAGAAACGTTTCACGATCCATTACCTCCGTATCGGTTGGTAGTATAGTTTCTGGACGGTAACCGGTCCGGTAAGGTTGCAGCCGACGGCATGCGTTCTTGATCGCTATCGTACCAATGCCGTACAAGATCAGATGATTGACCCCTACGTTCGGGCTAGCGAATTCGATATCATTATGGAACATAGAGAGAAAGGAAGGTAGACCCGTTATGGATGAACGGAAGAAGGCTTACGAGCTGCTGGGCCTGCCTGAAGGCGCATCGAAGGAAGAAGCCGAGACCAAGTATTCCTTGCTGATCCGCCGCGATCGCGCCAGCCGCCAACGCGAGGATTCGAAACAATCAGACGAACAGCGCCTTTACCTGGAAGAGATCAATAAGGCGTACAAAACGATTTTGGAATACGAAGAGAAGAAGACGGTCGAGCAGTACAACGCCTCGGCCTACGGCAGATACAAGGGCATGGCCGGTTCCGCCGAGAAGATCGACCATTTTTTCAGTTACTATAAGTTCCATTTGCTCGGCGTGATCGCGCTTATTCTCGTCGTCATTTACGGCACCAAGGGATACATCGACCACCGCAACCATGCGGCTGCGCTCGCCAAGCTTCCGCCTATCGACGTAAGCGTCTCCTTCTACGGCGAATATCTGACCAAGGACGGCAGCCATATCCTCAGCGACTTGAGCCCGCTGGAAGCGGATATCTTGTCGGACTTTCCGCAGTGGAAGCGGGTCAAGGCATTCTACACTTACCTGCATAAGGATATGGATAAGCAGGAGGACTTGGGATTCCTTGAGAAGAGCAGTATCGATTTGACGATGAACCAGCCGGATGTTTATATTTTGGACAAAACGAACTTTACGAGGCTGGCGGCGGTAGGCGCCTTTCTTCCGCTCGACGGCGCCAATGCCGCTAAGCTGGGCCCGGGCCTTAAACCGGAGCTCGAGCTGAAAGCGAAGATGCTGGTGGATGACGAAAACGCCCCCGAGGAGCATGTCTATGGAATTGACATCTCTGCCAGCCCGCTCTTTAAGGGACTTCCCCTCGTCGGTAAAGAATACATTGCGGCCATCGGCGCCTTCCCCGACCGGCCGGATCATGCGTTTGAATTTATTAAGAAATTTGCGGAGTGAACGGTTCGCGCCGCGCATTAAAAAAGTCCGCATGCGCTGCGGACTGGTTCGGTCAATGTTCCTATCGGCCGACATTTGACTCAAAGGTTTATCGTCGTATGCGGAGGAGCGTGCACGGCAAGCCCGATCACGATAATTCTGCTTCCCTTTTTAAACTTCTGGAGCACCTTGGGAACTTTATTACCCTTAGCGTTAACAATACTGATGGTAAGCGTCGCATTGTTTTTCGTTGCGACATAGATCGCCCGATCATTCGTGAAAATTCTTCTCCAGTTCGAATCGAAGTAATAGACTTCATCTTTTAAATCCGATAAGGTATACCGCCGGGTTAAGGCCAAGTGTACCACCTCCTTTAAGGTAAGTTATGTGGCGGTACGCGATATTTCTTGGACGCTTCTTCATCTTGACCGGCAGCTTGCCGCGGCAGACCGGAAACGGCAAATGGCATCACGGGGACAGAGCCCCGTGATGCCATTTTTGCTTGAGCAGATGGTTTTGCGAGAATTGAAGGCGCCCCGGTGTACTAACGGCTAGACGGCGGCGACGCGACAACTTGACGCACGATCTGCCAGCCGTCGGCAGGCGGTTTCAACACATAGCTGAGCAGTCCGCCGCCTCCTTCGATGGCAATCAGAATGCCGTCTTCCACGGGCAGCGCGTGATGCAGCTCGCCGCCCGGGACGAGCCGCTGGACGAGTTCATCAACGGCCGGAAGCAGCGCATCTTCAAGCCAGATCCGTTCCCGATACCAGCGCGGGACCGGGATCGGCGGCGGATAGCCGTCCGGCGCCGCATCCAGCGCGGCAGCCAGCTCGCGCGGCGACGCGGGGAGCTCGCGTCCTTCGCCGACGGCGGCCGTGAACCGGAGGCATAGCTCGACGACGCGCAAGATCTCGTCTTCGTTCAAGCTGCCGTTGGCATAGCGGATTTCGACCGTGCCGTTATCGTACCAGGCCGCGGCGTTGATCCCGCAGCGATGGGATTGCGGCCGGCCTTTGCGGCACAACGCCTCCCGGCAGGGACTGCGCCTGTACGCATCGCGCATCTCTTCCGTAACAGGCGGGCAATAGACCAGCCGCTCCTTGCTCGTCGTCATCAGAGCCCGCAGCGCGTCCTGGCTTGCCAATGCGGCATCCACGAGCGGCAGTGCCAGCGCCTCGCCCCAAGGTTCGATGCCGACATGCACGTGGAGTCCGCAGCTCCAGTTCATGCGCGCTCCTTGCTCGCGCAAGCGCGCCAGCATGACGCGAAGCTGGTCCCGGTCCGCCCATGCCAGGGGCGGCGTCTGCAGTTCGCTGCCGGATTCTTCGCCGCCATCG
It encodes:
- a CDS encoding amidoligase family protein; this encodes MWPRRIKWNELRFGVEIEFIGGRPSELELLPGWVMALDELQIDDGGEESGSELQTPPLAWADRDQLRVMLARLREQGARMNWSCGLHVHVGIEPWGEALALPLVDAALASQDALRALMTTSKERLVYCPPVTEEMRDAYRRSPCREALCRKGRPQSHRCGINAAAWYDNGTVEIRYANGSLNEDEILRVVELCLRFTAAVGEGRELPASPRELAAALDAAPDGYPPPIPVPRWYRERIWLEDALLPAVDELVQRLVPGGELHHALPVEDGILIAIEGGGGLLSYVLKPPADGWQIVRQVVASPPSSR
- a CDS encoding copper amine oxidase N-terminal domain-containing protein, which produces MKRFLIVLLAALFVLSFHQVSSASAAALPEKSNVYLKAGKFYILYTKPAPPFVDAHNRIVVPLRAFEDLFGGNVAYSASTKTARLTWLDHEFAFVIGSKTARMDGQTVVMDTTPVLKNGAMFLPIRIFLDRAALKNHWDSKENVLVLDDERILAGESFQDFDGNDLYRQNEDGAFRISDYTVKNKSNGTFELTVHATNITGEDIPAGKADIHPLVDFGPGYGGFATDSYSRPIDPALPAIKANGTIAVSRSFPQEDIDYIITVARLFSDS
- a CDS encoding Gfo/Idh/MocA family protein is translated as MSKVRIGFVGGGGMGQMAHLSNYAVLGNECEVVALAEIRPQSAALVAQRYGIPEVYGSHMALIANAKVDAIVAPQQYRNHAALIPDILRAGIPVFTEKPLSLTVEAGRELVRISEETGTLHMVGYHKRSDPAMERAKKEVDAWRASGDYGKLRSIRVTMPPGDWTAQADSPLNAGDPYPALTPEPGPADYTDEQTRELDTFVNYYIHQVNAIRFFLGENYKLTFGDRAGVLLVGESESGVTVSLEMAPYQTSIEWHEHVIVGFENGFVRVDLPAPLVRQQAGKVTIYRDNAKIGEPEIVQPIMPNVSAMRNQARNFLAAVRGERPAPCTSKEALEDLILARSYIDFMSRTYGNGLAKV
- a CDS encoding J domain-containing protein yields the protein MDERKKAYELLGLPEGASKEEAETKYSLLIRRDRASRQREDSKQSDEQRLYLEEINKAYKTILEYEEKKTVEQYNASAYGRYKGMAGSAEKIDHFFSYYKFHLLGVIALILVVIYGTKGYIDHRNHAAALAKLPPIDVSVSFYGEYLTKDGSHILSDLSPLEADILSDFPQWKRVKAFYTYLHKDMDKQEDLGFLEKSSIDLTMNQPDVYILDKTNFTRLAAVGAFLPLDGANAAKLGPGLKPELELKAKMLVDDENAPEEHVYGIDISASPLFKGLPLVGKEYIAAIGAFPDRPDHAFEFIKKFAE
- the pgsA gene encoding CDP-diacylglycerol--glycerol-3-phosphate 3-phosphatidyltransferase produces the protein MNLANKITVARILLIPVFMLLFPIYPSWLTAKFAVLQHLAAYGIYYAAGVFLLASATDKLDGYIARKYNLVTNLGKLLDPLADKLLISAALVLMVSQHMTYAWVAFVIVAREIIITGLRIIAASRRIALQADGTGKIKMVFQVAAITAVLLRNRPFSFFTSVPVDQVLLYAALALTVYSGVHYIRNNYRRLELF
- a CDS encoding AraC family transcriptional regulator; amino-acid sequence: MSEASLFRSQPVYMSGASFDADGISFRFNLELHKHDANSEMLLVEEGEGEFEIDGRRYVAGAGTILFYQRGLWHKELSTKHPFRATYIGFTGLRIGELPPDYLIGPGRDPVIELHEHMPAISRLMRECIAEHHRMEPESELAANHYLGLLFVKLARMVYYGDAAERPRSTAKEAVWKAKRMMEENYGAPLTLESLAADTYLNKYHLAHLFKEIVGVSPIQFLIYCRMEAAKRYLRTTSLQVKEIAEIVGYQSEPSFYSVFMKSIGMTPRKYRESG
- a CDS encoding FG-GAP repeat domain-containing protein is translated as MLHFHKRQLSDEKYEACAVFDVNGDGVPDIVSGAYWYEGPDYANKHVICDVPFISEYHDDFSDYPMDVDGDGRLDIITGAWWGETLRWRKNPGEPGVPWETYDIDRCGSIETIRYFDIDGCGVPEIFPNTPGAPQAFYKLVRDAEGRGTGEFRKFVISEGASGHGMGFVDVNGNGRMDVVLAGGWLEQPEDPFAGLWTFHPEFSLGSASVPVLGHDVTGNGLTDLIVGQAHDYGLHWYEQGRAADGSRTWTKHKIDMSGSQFHDLWLVDLDLDGELELITGKRYRAHNDGDPGAFDDIGIYYYKINGGRFEKHVIDYGPAGEASGAGIYFWVQDLNGNGYPDIVAPGKDGLYLFENLGQSEG